GATCAGAAACTTGCGCGCCCCCACCACCGTGGCCCCCGCGGTCGGGTGGATGGCGGGATCTCCCACGTCCGGCATGCGGCCGGGGTTGGACGCGATCTCCTCGCGCAGAGCCTCGAACTGACCCCGCCGGATGTTTTCGAGATTCACGCGGTCGGGTCGCCGCGCCGCAGCTTCATACAGGTAACAGGGCACGCGCAGCCGCTTCCAGAGTTCGGCGGCGGCTTTTTCGGCCAGCCGCACGCACTCTTCCAGGGTCACTCCGGACAGCGGCACGAACGGGAGCACGTCAAGAGCGCCGATCCGCGGGTGCGCTCCGCGGTGCTGGTTCAGATCGATCAGCTCGACCGCCTTGCCGGCGCCTGCCAGCGCCGCCTCGACGGCGAGCTCCGGCGGCGCGGCGAACGTAATCACGCTGCGGTGATGATCCGGGTCCATCTCCCGGTCGAGAATCAGAACGCCGGGCACGGAAGAGATCGCCTCCGCGATCGCCCGCACTTTCGTCTCGTCGCGCCCCTCGCTGAAATTGGGCACGCATTCAACCAGCCGTCTTGCCATGGTTGTCTCCTTCCGCCGGGAACTCAAGCAGCTTGCCGTTCTTGAAGGTGGCCCTGACCAGGTTCGCTCCGATGTAATAGGCAAGCTCGCGGTAATCGGAGGCGTCCAGGATCAGAAAATCGGCCTGTTTTCCCGCCTCCAGCGAGCCCGTGCGCTCGCCGATGCCGAGTGCATGCGCGCCGTTCACGGTTGCGGCGCTGATCGCCTCCGCCGGCGTCATCCTCATCTGTGTGCATGCGAGCGACAGGATCATCTGCATGTTCCACACGGGGCTCGTTCCCGGATTGTAGTCCGTGGCGAGGGCTACCGCCGCGCCCGCCTCGATCAGCGCCCGCGCCGGCGCGTATCTGGAGCTGCCCAGAAAATACACCGAACCCGGCAGCAGGACGGCAACCGTCTCCGAGCGCGCCAGAACAGAAACAGACGAGCGGCTGATGTGCTCGAGATGGTCGGCGCTTCGCGCCCGCATTTCCGCTGCAAGCGCCGCTGCGCCCAGATCCTGGAATTGCGCCGCGTGGATCCGCAGCTCGAGCCCAAGCTTCCGCGCCGCTTCCAGGTAGCGCCTCGCCTGCGGCAGGCTGAAAGCGTTGCGGTCGCAGTACACGTCGGCGAACCGCGCCAGCTTCCTCCTTGCGACCGCCGGCAGAATCTCGGCGATCAGGTGGCCGATCCAGGCGTCCGCATCCCCGCTGAATTCGGGCGGCACAGCGTGCGCTCCCAGGAATGTCGGGATCACGCTGACCGGCTCGCCATCCAGCGATTGCAGGATCCGCAGGCATCGCAGCTCGCCTTCCTCCTCCAGCGCATACCCGCTCTTCGCCTCGGCCGTCGTCGTCCCGCACCGGGCCATCC
This DNA window, taken from Bryobacteraceae bacterium, encodes the following:
- the hutI gene encoding imidazolonepropionase, with translation MQSRLLVRGARQLLTLRGSAGPRRGAELNELSIIENGALLVEGDRIAAVGPASRVENLAKAKGAIELDVHGRVVLPGFVDCHTHLLYGAPRLDDFSMRIAGKDYEEIARAGGGILSTVRRVRSMSTLRLREQARRELERMARCGTTTAEAKSGYALEEEGELRCLRILQSLDGEPVSVIPTFLGAHAVPPEFSGDADAWIGHLIAEILPAVARRKLARFADVYCDRNAFSLPQARRYLEAARKLGLELRIHAAQFQDLGAAALAAEMRARSADHLEHISRSSVSVLARSETVAVLLPGSVYFLGSSRYAPARALIEAGAAVALATDYNPGTSPVWNMQMILSLACTQMRMTPAEAISAATVNGAHALGIGERTGSLEAGKQADFLILDASDYRELAYYIGANLVRATFKNGKLLEFPAEGDNHGKTAG